The region GTTTCGCACGTATGCACGTCGATTGGGATTATAATTGTCCTACTTTAAAATGTAGATTAAATAGAGATTAAATAGATTTTTCTGTGCTCCGTGGATCTAAGATgattatttacttttattgaCAATGGAAATATATCACAGCCTTTAGCTCAAGATTGTCCgaccaaaatttttatgtatctatatttctatatatttctatcaaTATTGCTATTGCTAGTGGTGGTGATAGCAGTGAATCTgttaccaccaccaccaccaactacttgtttttatctatattttatttttaaaagaaaagataataataGATCCTACATATGAACCCGTTCCCACTGACTCTACTTattataagaagaaaaaataccGTAAGCTAATAGACTCACATTCAATAACAAATGtatgtaacaattaaaatatgacacGTGCAAAAGATaatgttaatgatattttttaaaaaaatagattacatTGCAACGCATGGCTAATATGCTAGTAACATCAACATTGTTTAGATGAAACAAACATTTCTACATTCACcattatatatcaaactatatattttttctattattaacATTGTAAAATTTCATGTTCTTTTCACCTTTTTCGCTGGATTAATTATTCAAATAGATTATCTGTTCAcgcttaaaaaaaaacattttcttagAACGAAAATTCTTCGGCGTTGCTCAGATCGCTTGTTTTAAGCTATCTGTTAATTTATTTCGtaagataataaatttattattatagataaTCCACGGCAATAACCCGCTTAACAacctaaatcaaaattttataagagaaaaagaaaaacaaaacctttttttttggcggaCGGCTCTTTTGCTTGGAAGAGAGTGGACATACATGTATGTAGGGCAGCACTCAACAGCAAGCATGgatgagctagctagcgagAGGCAGATGGGAGTAAATGCACATTTGGGCAAGAAGGCGGTACAGTTGCTGCCATACTGGtggcacgtacgtacgtactccaCGGAGCACAGcaaaatggatggatgggtgcATGGCATAAATGCCCCCCACATTACTTCCTGTCTCCCTCCAAAGCCGAGTAGAGGCTGCCTGGAGGCCGGCCGCACTACGCCTCTACTATTACCTTGCGCTGCATTGGCAGCAGCAGTAGAAGCGCTAGCAGGGAAAGTATTTTCATCGCTCCTAGTACTtttgactatatttatatataattctatatcgtatttatatatatatatataactatatttattagcatatatataaatctaagcaatAAGAACATTATGAAACGAGTGTAGtacttaaatagttattaaaaagtttaaataaattgGATAAGATAGGTTAATATGAATTCATTagcatgcaagtttaaattcgacttctataaattaaaacaaaaataacatattccAAGCTAGGAGCTTACAGACAGAAACAACGGTGAATGTGTGCATATTCGtttcaagttaattttttctataacttgcAGATGCCAAATTTAAACATGCATGAAGTCATATatgtcatattaatttattttattaattattaatagttttattataattatttagatggcatgagAGAAAACGATGAACTTAGGGTAAAAATCCATCTCCACATAGgactgacaaaaaaaaaactcgaagCTCATGAGCTACCCGAGCTTGGCTCGTCTCAGGCTCGGTACTGATCCTAAGCTCACGAGCTATTTTGAGCTGAACTCGAGCTTCTCACGAGCTTGCCTATATatgctattttaatttttttattcgatgAAATAGTAGATTAAgaataaactattatatatttaaataataaattaagttatttaggtatctatactaatttaaatcttatttctaatttatttaatatgatttactTAAAATGattgtttttgtcaaaaaaatatcatcaaaataactatattatataGGGATGGTCGTGGGTCCACCCGCGGGTATTTTAGGGTTGACTCTAGTTCaactaaatgaactaaattttggtaaaacttagtttattttattaaactagAGCTAACCCTAAATACCTACAGGTCGATCTATACCCATCCTTAATATCATATATTCTAACCGAGCTCGAGCTACTCATCCTTAATATCATATACTCTAACCGAGCTCGGCTTGAGCTCGTGAGCCTAACCAAGCTCGAGCCGAGATTGTCTAAGAGCTCGAAGATTTAGTAGGCTTGATTCGAGCTTGACTCGAGCTTAAGTCGATTTCGAGCCTAGACAAGCTGGCTCGCTTAAGCTCGGCTCGTCGACAGCCCTATCTCCGCACTTGCATTGCACAGGTCTCAACTGTAGCGACAAGCCAACTGTAAATGGAGTAAAGGCAGCaatatgcatggatggatgcttGCCTCTGCAAGGTGCATATGCAGGTAGGCAGCAAGGAAGGGGCGCAAGCTAATGTGTAGACTAGGAAAACTGACATGACTGGAGTAACTGTGCCAGCTCGGAATGGCCCAAAACAGAGGCATGCATGTACAGGCTGCAGCTAGCGCACGTTACTGCTAGCTCCCGGCCGGCTACATCTACATGCAGATCGATCAGAAGAAGCTTTGCTTGCGTTGAATTCtgaatgcatatgcatgaaTCTGATGGGCACTATTCAAGCTCTAGATCGCTGAGTAGGAGAATGGGACGCAGGAGAGGCATTCTACCATCAATTGACAAAAACTCTCATCGCGTGCTTGCACGCTGATATATTAGTTGCTCCCagaatatgaattttaaaattaattttcgaattaattttgatgtttttaattgtaatatattttctagccttggcaaaatatactaataatacatatatacgaGTTTTACCCATCAAATTATTATTGATTTCTTCACTCATTTCTAATTTCTACTGCTTCAAAGGCGTAACTCGAATTGATCGGGTTCCCCATTATTCTACTTACAAGTTTTGGCCTcctttgttaaaaaaatgaagatttttttttgaagaaattcaAGTAATTCATGTGCAAATCCTGTTGAAGGAACTCTACAGCCGATTATAGACCTGTCTTGCCAGGGTTTCAAGAACCCCACTATCGATAATTAGCGTCCGGTTACCGaagcacatattttaattttaggttattGTTCGATTGATGTTGCCTGGAAAATATAGAGAGAGTATTACTTTTaggttattttaattttagtacGCTCAGCAGATCGTTTACCAACCGGCCTCCGATAGGTGACTTAACCCCACTCGGTAGTAGGCACCACGTGTACTCCTAATGAACGTAATACTGTGAACAAGTTATACcgtcttttttttcaagagaACAAGTGCTACTGTTGAACCCAGAAAATTAaggctttgtttagttcccaaaattttttttcaaaaacactacatcaaatttttggacatctaaataaatcattaaatatatatgaaccaaaaaactaattgcacagttatgagcctaattagtccatgattagccataagtgctcagtaaccaacatgtgctaatgacggattaataaggctcaaaagattcgtctcgcggtttctaggctagtcgtgaaattcgttttttgatttgtgtctaaaaaccccttccgacattcgatcaaacgttcgatgtgtttttgccaaaaaattttagcaactaaacaccacctaaccATCTAAGATGAAAGCATAACAGAGATAGAAAATAATGCCATACCAGCTGGCCCAAATTGTAGCCCATGAAGTTCTTACCTGAATGAAACGGGCCAGCCCAACGGGCCAGTTGCGTATATGGCTTCCAAGATCTGGCACTTCGTGCCTACCCAATCTCGGAAGGGGATGGCGTCGGGAGCCCGCGAATTATTCATTCAATTAACGAATTGTAGAACAAAAACTGGCCCTGTTCATGCACAAGGCACAAATTCCGCATTAGTTTGACGAGAATTCATGCATTCAAACACACCGGAAGGGTAAATGTCCAGTTCAAACTTTCATCATTTTATGGTGAAAACATGAAatcggataaaaaaaaagcacgaTATGCTGAAGTGGAATGCGCCAACGCAGGCTTACACTCGTAAATCTCGCTACAAATCATGCAACCGCATAGTGCCAGAAAAAGATGGTTTTGCTACGATATTCCAGCTAATTGTACAAGCATAAATAGTGAGAGCGAACAGGATGCCCAAAGTTTCAGACCTTGCTTGCCTTTGTACATGCACTCTATAAAGCAGATCTCCGAAATCCTGATACAGcaagatgaaaaatagttaGGTCCCTTTGAACATGTGGGCAGCGGAGATGCGAGTGATCACTCTTGTAACAAGAGTAAAACACTGGTATTTCTTAGGCATATAGCATGTGTGTGATCACAAGTGTAGGATCTAGCTCCAACACTCTAACACAGAAAAGACTAAATTCAGTAAAAACATGTAGGCAGAATAGGTAACCTTACCATTCTTTTATGAACAAGGATGCATTTACTTCTAGAGTTAACTACAGAGTTGACGCATAGCACAACACAAGCCACTAGCAGCTTGTTGTATTGTTATTACTACTATTGATAAGAGGAGCTTACTGTTTGTTACGCTCTGGCGAAGGTCAGAAAGGGCTACAGCAATTTTGGCACCAACAAGAGCATTGTTCTTTACAAGTGCAATATCTGAATATGCTAAGGAGAAGTTTCCCTTGAAATAAGAAACGActagagggggggggggggggggggggggcatcaGATGTAATTCGTCTAAACACCTTTACCTTTTCATTTTCCTCTCTCATAAAGTACAAAGGAAAGATGCAAATGCCAAATTGCTTCTTTACATAGAAAGAAATAGCTAAAAAATACTCAAGTGGAAATATGGAAAACATTGtgcaatttaaaaaatagagcacATGAAATTAAAACTATAGGATACTGGCTTCTAACGAAGATCCTCCGGTTAGTACTTTCACCCTGTCAAGCATGAACGGGGTTATCGCGTTTCCTATTATATTTCTATCCCTGAAACAAAGCACAATATCATTAAATATCAATTCCGTTAGGATCATATGcgcacaaaaaaaacaaagatctCACAGACAGAGCGAAACAGGGGAGTAAGGGTAAGGACTGTACTCTGCTTCCTTGAGGGTTTTCTGTATTGCGGACTCTATAGCATTTCCTGAAGCCGCATGTTCCTTGGGAATTGGAACAGCAATCAGAATCCCAGATCCTAGATTTAAATTATTGTTTGCATCTGCATTACAACAGATTCAAATCAGCAATGCTAAGTAATTCTGCATTACAATAGATTCTTGTTCCGGCTGAGTTACAGGATTCATATGGTCTGCTGGCCTGGTCATGTTCTATACAACAGTGAGATCCACATTTGTTTAATGTGCTGCTTTCAGTTTTGAATCTTATTCTGATTCAGTTGCAGATTCTAGTAGgatattaattttgaatttactTGATTCTGACTTAACATTGAACTGTATCTTTCTcgagccaaaaaaaatcatattcctTAAGAAAAAAGtctaaaaaaagattattaGGTAATGGATTTCTGCTGGGTTGAGCAGTCCTGATCATGTGCCAATAGTGCATATGAAACCAGTAATATCTCATAGGAAAATGCAGATATGAATACAGAAAAAGCAAATGCCAACCTTAATACTTACATATTATCTTGGCACACTCTTCTGGAGAATCAACTCGACATGGCACCTAAATTAAGCAAATAGGAGCCACTTAGTACATCCTAGTACTACGTGCAGTGAAAAAGAAGATGTTGCAACTGATCTGGCAAAATGTAAAAAGGGAAGGAGAAAACATGCCAGAACATTAGACCTACACAAGACATAAAATAGAAGAATGAACGTCTGATCTCATTTCTAGCTCTTCTTTTATACAGACTCGCACCAAATTCCAGAAAATAAAATCCCCTTATACTAACAggtaataataaaatacagTTTATGAAGATTTTACATAAGCAAGTTATTCTACCTTACATCCACTGACATCTGTAAAGAAAGCGGGAAATTCATTGGTTTTGTAGGCAGCAACCGTTACTCCTTGAGTTTCCTGCCAATGCAATCAGTTAAGATATATGATTGAGCAATGAGCAACGAACAACACATTGAAATGTCTTGCCATGAATACactaaatttcaaatataacaCGTTTGACAATCAAAACCTAACCAATACCAAGAAACAACATAGAATTTTATCATGAGTTGCTTGAAAAAGATGGTCTTAGAttatgggaaaaaaatgaacaaagaTATGCTTCTGGAAAACTAGAGACCATCTTTTGTATATGTAACAGTTTTGTCACATTTGGATGGGGTTTATTCTGGACATGAAAAAACTTCCAGTTCTGATCAAATAGCATTCTATTTCTTGAGTGAAATATGCCGATGGCAATTACATAGAAAGTAAGCTAACTTTTGTGGCAGCTGATCCCTGGTTCCTGCTTTCTTACTGTTTCAGATCCTGGCTGTGTAGTTGCACAATGTATCATCCCATTGTAGTAATGGTGCAGCTAATGGTATTATTATGGCAGCACCATAAGGTAATATAAGCTACCGATTCCACTATTGTTTTGCTACAAGATAAACCTTGTTCCATTTGTAATAACTTGATATTTAACTATATTACGACTGCAATATCAGAATTGTCTAATAGacattatacatattttaattggAGAGCCCTCAAAACAGACAGTTGCCCCACTTGTACCGTATAACGCAGAAAATACTTATATGCAGCATGCCAAGTATCCAATGTCCTAACAAGAAAACAACCTACATGAACTGACGGAAGTCCATTCCACACAGATCAAAGGAGACATTTTATCGAAGAGTGGTATGTAATACCAGGTACTCAAGTGTCCGTGGTATGTCCAAAATAGACTTCACACCGGCTGATATCACAGTGACAGGAGTCTTTCCAAGTTCAGTTAAGTCTGAGGAGATGTCCATGGCTGCATCAAACAATGCACTGTTTACTAGCATATTACATTTCTACTAAGTTTCAACTTTCAATAGATAAAGTCATACAAACTGGTAAAAATGGTATAGCCAAACATAAAACTGCATCATCTAGACATAACAAACACAAGTTCATTTATTTGCCTTTTTTAACTATCGAGAACCATGACTATATCTGCTGCTCTAATCCACACTTAGAACCATGATAATAGTCAATACTATTAAAATGGGAAGCCTACAACTTTCATCCATTCATACTTcgggaaaaaaaactgattgGAGAATTAGTGTATACTGTACAGGACTCCTTACACAATTGGAAGGTACTTACTCTGTTCACCACTTCTGTGCACACCTCCAATCCCTCCAGTTACAAAAATCGGTATGCCAACCTGAATTTTACAGAAACCTTAGTTCGATCTAGGGATGGACGATTGGCACTGACTACATGTAGCAAACATGAACAATAAAATGGCTATTATatcaaataaagataaataagaCCAGCAAGATGTTTTTTGCACTGACCTTATATGCAAAAAACATAGTGGCAGAAACTGTTGTTGCGCCATTACCACCAGAGGCAACCTGCCAATTAGTAAAATGTTATCACAGACataataaaactttaaacatacgGATaccaactgaaaaaaaaatgtttagtgCACTGATGACTGAACCCAATGGCAAACTTTCAGGCAGAGGACTGATCAATTTACAGTGAGCAAGGTACTCACCACATGTGCAATATCCCTTCTAGCCGTCTTCTGAAACTGTCTTCCACTTACAGCCAATCCCTTCAATTGCTCACTGCTGAGCCCTACCACCAATTCGCCATACAGAAATTATCAGGTGTTAAGTGCAGAATAATTCATAGCTAGCGATTATGGATCACATCTCCAGCACTTCAACGTACGTGGGTGCCTAATCTGATCTAACCAAAATCAGGTCACTGGAAAATTATTGAACTCACCAACATGCGGCACACCATCGAGAATGGCTATAGTGGCAGGAACCGCGCCGTTCTCCCTCATGATGGCCTCCACCTCCATGGCGGTCTGGAGATTCTTCGGGTAGGGCATGCCTGggaagccaaaaaaaaaaacgtccCCCCAGGCAAGGAATCAATTGGCCGCGTGCACATCGCCGGAGTGAGTCGTGTTCTCCGGCCACCGGAGATGGGGTGTGTGTGGGTGGGTGCGTGGAGGAGAAGGATAGGATCGAACTTGCCGTGGCAGATGATGGTGGACTCGAGGGCAACGACTGCGCCGCCCCGCGCTAGCGCGGCCGCGACCTCCGGAGACACCGCCACGCCCGTCGGTCCAgtgctcgacgacgacgacatcccgcggcggcggcggcgacggcgatgctCCCTTCGGTTTCTGACTTCTCTGggaatctctctctctgtgaTCGCTTCCACTTTCCAGGCTCGATTTGGGCTATACTAGCGTTCCGGCCCACCAAAAGGATTTCGGCCCATGAGAAGTGGACGCAAAACATTCGGCCCACTAGAGATTAGGGCCCATAGGCTTGGTTCGACCCGTACGTCGGTGACAATGCCTCTCCAGGTTTCTATTCTATAAACTTCTCCCGGCTCTGTCTGATAATAAATGAATGATAATAAGACCCTTTTTAGGAAGATTTTGGTGGCTGCAGTATCTCATATAATCGTCTTCAGAAGCTTCCTTCAAACAATTTttagattctaaaaaaaacgCAATGGTAGAACCAGAAGATgaactaaaagtcaaggctttTTACCTGCTGCTGCTTATATTACAAGGATATGTTCGGTTTCGAGGCATACAAAAATAACAACTTTTACatgcctctaaacaccaacttaaaaaatataatgtcaaAACTTTCCCCACCAAAATTTTTACCAAAAGCCtccaaacagggcctaagttCTGCAGAAGATATGTAGAATGGACCAAAATAATTCACAGAACCATGTTTTTATTAAGCACGCGCATACTTGACAATTAATcacctcgtcctcctccctaTACAAaactgcttaattaattacacatcGCGCGCAGCAAGCTAGAAATTATTTCGTCCAGCCGCTCTCTCTCCGCTCGAtcgagtcgtcgtcgtcacttGCATCCAAGCCAACTGAGCCATGGgctccggccggcggcgcatTGCCTTGTGCTAGGAGGTGGAGGGCGACGGGCCGGCGGGGTCGACGGTCTTGAACGACTGGTGCagccggcggaggacggcctCGTCGCGGCTCCACTCCGGGTTGGGCGCCGTCACGAAGTGCGCGTACAGCTTGTTCCGCGCGCACGTCACCGAGATGAGGCTgtgcgcgccggcgccggcgatctCGTAGTCGTAGTACAGCTGCCCGCTCCCGTCGGTGCGCTCCACCGACCGCACGCCGTCCGCCGAGGAGATCTGGTCCTGCAGCCCGACGTCGGAGAGCGCGAGGTTGTCGAGCACGGCGCTCACCGGCGCGAGCGCCCGGAAGCCGGCGAGGAAGGTGAGGTACTCCCGCTCCGACCGCTTCCGCGGGTTGAAGAACTCGCTGTCCGTGCCGTTGGTGCCCTTCTCCACCTTGGACACCAGCCGCTCCTTCCACCCCTCCGGCACCTCGTACACGTACTCCGCCGCGTCCTTCTTGCTCGCGTTGCCGCCGTACCCGCCGTAgttcgccgcgctcgccgccgtgccgtagTACACCTTGAACTCCGgctcctcggccgccgccaccaccgccggggACAGCACCAGcagcccggccgccgccaccgccgcgaccttggcggcgagcggctgcttcgccgccggcgggacCCTCACGGCCTGCGGCTGCTGCGATGACgtcgaggagaggagaggggaaggggagaggagggaggcgagcaTGGTCATGGCGGCGCCCGTCGACGACGTGGACCAGAaggtgcggtgcggtgcggtggTTGGCGCGCGTTTTTGTGTGGTTTTTGCGTCGGCGAGAGGATAGGAGAGATCGCCGTGGCTTATCCGGTGACGACGACATGGCGGCAATTCACACCTCACCCGCCAAGAAGGCTCGCTGTATTATGGGCTTTTATTATTGGGCCTGGACTATGATACGGGCCTTTCTAGGCCCAACTAGAGCGCCGCAAATGCTGCTGTGTTGCATACGATGGAATGGGCTTAAATTAGTATACGCTTCAATGTGCCACTTAAAGTATCATATCAGTTTCTGTCATCCGACATAGTGCGGATGTTCTAATTATCACCTAAATTGTCATTTCTGCTACACGTGTCATTCAAAGTTCTAGCTGTTACCCGAACTAGCGCGTCAATTGCAGCTATCATCTCGATCGTCGCATTGGTTACAAGTGTCATTCAAAGTTCTAGCTGCCACCCGAAGTAGCATACAAATTACAGTTGTCACCTGGATGTCGCATTGGTTACAAGTGTCATTTAAAGATTCCAGGTGTCACTTGAACTAGCGTACTAATTCCAACTGTCACCTAAATGTCGCATCAGTTACAAGTGTCAATCAAAGTTCTAGCTGTTACTTGAACTAGCGTAACAATTTTAGTTGTTGCTTGAATTACTGCATGAGTTACAAGTGTCATTCAAATTTTCAGCTGCCATCCAAATTAGCGTATCGGTTTCAGTCTAACCTAAATTGTCGCATCGGTTACAAGTATTGTTTAACATTGTTATGTTAGTGCTCAGTGTCAACAGAAATGGTGCCTACCCTCCAAGTATTGTATATGTGTCATATATTTTGACATGTGTTATTTCTAGTCCACCTTCAATAGAATTTTTACCAAGATTGTAGCCAATCTTAGCTCTCCAAATCACAATTTAAAAGCTCGTCTAGAATTCCAAAAGTAGTATAAAGGTATCAGTTGAATCAATATTTAACTAGCAAAACCACCTACTTGACTCCTATAAACACAAAGAAACCCCAACAAATCTTGCCTCGCTCATATCCCGTCGCCTACCccttctccgcctccgcgtATAGCCAccaccgcccaccgccgcATTCCGGCCCGTCAACTAGCCACACTATCTAAGCTCCTCTGGCCCTGCTGATGAGAGTAGTGTGGATAAGGTCGTCACAGCTTCACCCCATCTGCACCAGTCTCGAACCCGGGACCCCATCGGGTTGGATCTAGGTTTGCGAGAGGAGGGGTTCTGCAAGCCTCTGCCTCAATGGAGGTAGAGGATCTCACCGGCGATGGTCGGACCTTTAAGGCCGATTTCACGACCACTGGCTTCCAGCAGCTCCGCGAGCGTCTGCGGGGAAGCTGCGTGAGTTTGTGGATGACTACACCAACGCCATCATCCTGGTATGTTTGACGCCACTTGATTCCCTCCTCTTACATGT is a window of Oryza brachyantha chromosome 8, ObraRS2, whole genome shotgun sequence DNA encoding:
- the LOC102713017 gene encoding thylakoid lumenal 19 kDa protein, chloroplastic — encoded protein: MTMLASLLSPSPLLSSTSSQQPQAVRVPPAAKQPLAAKVAAVAAAGLLVLSPAVVAAAEEPEFKVYYGTAASAANYGGYGGNASKKDAAEYVYEVPEGWKERLVSKVEKGTNGTDSEFFNPRKRSEREYLTFLAGFRALAPVSAVLDNLALSDVGLQDQISSADGVRSVERTDGSGQLYYDYEIAGAGAHSLISVTCARNKLYAHFVTAPNPEWSRDEAVLRRLHQSFKTVDPAGPSPSTS
- the LOC102712749 gene encoding pseudouridine-5'-phosphate glycosidase codes for the protein MSSSSSTGPTGVAVSPEVAAALARGGAVVALESTIICHGMPYPKNLQTAMEVEAIMRENGAVPATIAILDGVPHVGLSSEQLKGLAVSGRQFQKTARRDIAHVVASGGNGATTVSATMFFAYKVGIPIFVTGGIGGVHRSGEQTMDISSDLTELGKTPVTVISAGVKSILDIPRTLEYLETQGVTVAAYKTNEFPAFFTDVSGCKVPCRVDSPEECAKIIYANNNLNLGSGILIAVPIPKEHAASGNAIESAIQKTLKEAEDRNIIGNAITPFMLDRVKVLTGGSSLEANIALVKNNALVGAKIAVALSDLRQSVTNRFRRSAL